The following proteins are encoded in a genomic region of Triticum dicoccoides isolate Atlit2015 ecotype Zavitan chromosome 1B, WEW_v2.0, whole genome shotgun sequence:
- the LOC119342178 gene encoding rhomboid-like protein 14, mitochondrial — protein sequence MGAGMSGGRRRGAGGGWGSGPSSGMLPLLALQVILEYGRAGASRPPVTAALIAANALVYLRPGALDAFLPPLSRVAFNPHLIIQYGDLTRFFLSAFYHLSETHFFYNMTSLLWKGIQLETSMGSVECASMVTALLGLSQGFTLLLSKGLLLLGNETAYYDQYAVGFSGVLFGMKIVLNAWSDDYVFLHGMVIPAKYAAWAELLLIQAFIPGTSFIGHLSGILAGLAYLWIKRSYSGPDPLALLISGISNVVSWPVKFAQRLLRPGRRQGGRVGRRAARESGRGMWRCSACTYDNSPSVDICEMCNSMREDRVFPNRQHLQDGGSSDLSVDEIRRRRLQRFDR from the exons ATGGGGGCGGGCATGAGCGGTGGCCGGCGGCGGGGCGCCGGCGGCGGCTGGGGCAGCGGCCCGTCCAGCGGGATGCTGCCGCTTCTGGCCCTGCAGGTGATTCTCGAGTACGGCCGCGCCGGCGCCAGTCGCCCGCCCGTGACGGCGGCGCTCATCGCCGCCAACGCGCTTGTGTACCTCCGCCCGGGCGCCCTCGACGCGTTCCTCCCGCCGCTCTCCCGCGTCGCCTTCAACCCGCATCTCATCATCCAG TACGGCGACCTGACGCGCTTCTTCCTGTCAGCTTTCTACCACCTGAGTGAAACCCACTTCTTCTACAACATGACGTCTCTCTTGTGGAAGGGCATACAGCTTGAAACATCAATGGGCAGTGTTGAGTGTGCTTCTATGGTCACTGCCTTGCTTGGCCTGTCTCAGGGCTTCACATTGCTCTTGTCCAAAGGTCTACTCCTTCTCGGCAATGAGACTGCGTATTACGATCAATATGCTGTTGGATTCTCCGGGGTGCTGTTTGGTATGAAGATTGTGCTGAATGCCTGGTCAGATGACTATGTCTTCCTGCATGGGATGGTCATTCCAGCAAAGTATGCAGCGTGGGCTGAACTGCTCCTCATACAGGCCTTCATCCCCGGGACGTCCTTCATTGGCCATCTTAGCGGGATTCTTGCTGGTCTAGCCTATCTTTGGATAAAGCGATCATACTCCGGACCTGACCCGCTTGCTCTTCTTATCTCGGGCATTTCAAATGTTGTGAGTTGGCCGGTGAAATTCGCTCAGAGGCTCCTGAGGCCGGGTCGTCGTCAGGGGGGCAGAGTTGGGCGCCGTGCAGCAAGAGAGAGCGGCAGAGGCATGTGGAGATGCTCGGCCTGCACTTATGACAACTCACCTTCGGTAGACATCTGTGAGATGTGCAACAGCATGCGCGAGGACCGTGTTTTTCCCAACAGACAACATCTCCAGGATGGGGGAAGCAGTGACCTCTCGGTTGATGAGATCCGCCGTAGGAGGCTGCAAAGGTTTGACAGATGA